A region of the Streptococcus suis genome:
AATTAACACGCTAATGATTGGATAGTGCTTACTCCTTATTCTCTCCTGAAAGATTCCCCTATAGAGATACTCTTCTCGGATAGGAGAGAGAATATTTGTACTAAGCAAGACCATCCAGCCATATTTGGACTGAAATAGCTCAAGCATACTACTATTATCAACCGTCGATCCAGATAATCGCAAGGAAACATTTAATAGTACAATTTTAATAATGATTACCAAAATAACCAATCCAAACAATTTACCATAGCTATAGCCTTTTGCCTCTAAACTATTGTCACGACAGTTTTTCCGAAGAGTTTCCAATAACCCAAAAACGAAAAGAGTGAGAAGAATCCAACAAAACACATGTAGGATATAACCAAGTAGGTGTTCATCTATATTCCCCCAACTCATCTCAGCAATGAAGGGGACTTGTATGACTAAGGTTAACAATAAAACCTGTACGATGCTTTTTATCCAATGAACCATTGCTACTCTCCCTTTCTAATCCAATCTTTTTATAAACTTAGTATATAGCAAATCAACACACTATTCTCATTCCTGTCACGAACGGTCGTTATTTTGTAATGAATGACCATTTTTTCAAAGTCACCGAATCTTATCCAAGATATTCAGTGCCAGATTATCGCTTGACAGATGTAAAACAAATAGCTACACTATTGTTATACATATTAGAATTTGGAGTTGAAGACAATGACAGGATTGGTTAGGGATAGACAATATAATTTTAGAGTAAATGCACAAATACTGGAACAAGCAAAAATAATCTTATCAGAAAAAGATATGACCCTTTCTGATGCTCTTAATTTATTTGTAGAAAGAGTGGTTGAAGAGCAAGATTTGCCAATAAAAACGGTAGAAGAGGCACGTGCAGAGGCTTTTCTAGATGAATTGATTGCAGAGCTTGATGAAGGCTACCAAGAAG
Encoded here:
- a CDS encoding CPBP family intramembrane metalloprotease, giving the protein MVHWIKSIVQVLLLTLVIQVPFIAEMSWGNIDEHLLGYILHVFCWILLTLFVFGLLETLRKNCRDNSLEAKGYSYGKLFGLVILVIIIKIVLLNVSLRLSGSTVDNSSMLELFQSKYGWMVLLSTNILSPIREEYLYRGIFQERIRSKHYPIISVLITAILFAFVHSYEISFSFWSALFPGFLFSWIYYKTNHLKYPIVAHILLNSIVTILNVISV
- a CDS encoding acyl-ACP desaturase — encoded protein: MTGLVRDRQYNFRVNAQILEQAKIILSEKDMTLSDALNLFVERVVEEQDLPIKTVEEARAEAFLDELIAELDEGYQEVLSGDTTPAREVFAKYGL